From the genome of Primulina eburnea isolate SZY01 chromosome 12, ASM2296580v1, whole genome shotgun sequence, one region includes:
- the LOC140806646 gene encoding uncharacterized protein translates to MDLVQGDLTVAQYEAEFHRLIHYAPHYMEDEVRKRKKFVQGLKLDIRWATLSTEVTSYVSAVNQALRVEEDIKTLLKKEEEEKKIGKPNIFEDNRKRKFEKKTQPVKQGEAVKGKVPRNNNKKCGYCGLPNHEEEKCWRKGGKCLICGSDQHRIQDCPKRTQKTQPTTKPKIPARAYALLGNQEEEVDPTAVVEGTVTILSSSAKTLFDPGATHSFISKVFVRKLPLLFEQLPYSFEICSPLGTTIITDIIYRNCPLNFQEKEYLADLIELPIKNYDIILGMD, encoded by the coding sequence ATGGATTTAGTCCAAGGTGACCTGACCGTAGCTCAATATGAGGCAGAATTCCACCGTCTTATACATTATGCACCACATTACATGGAAGATGAGgtaagaaaaaggaaaaaatttgTCCAAGGATTAAAGCTCGATATTCGTTGGGCAACACTGTCCACAGAAGTTACCAGTTATGTTTCTGCTGTTAATCAAGCCCTACGAGTGGAAGAAGACATCAAGACACTTCTTAAAAAAgaggaagaagaaaagaaaattggGAAGCCCAACATTTTTGAGGATAACCggaaaagaaaatttgaaaagaaaacacaACCAGTCAAGCAAGGAGAAGCTGTTAAAggaaaagttccaagaaacAACAATAAAAAGTGTGGATATTGTGGATTACCAAATCACGAAGAAGAAAAGTGCTGGAGAAAAGGTGGGAAATGTCTTATTTGCGGAAGTGATCAACACCGTATTCAAGATTGTCCAAAAAGAACGCAAAAGACTCAACCCACAACAAAGCCGAAGATACCTGCTCGAGCCTATGCCCTTTTAGGAAACCAAGAGGAGGAAGTTGACCCCACTGCTGTCGTAGAAGGTACTGTTACCATATTATCTAGTTCTGCAAAAACTTTATTTGATCCTggagctactcattcttttatctcAAAAGTTTTTGTACGTAAATTACCACTGTTATTTGAGCAGCTACCATATAGCTTTGAAATTTGCTCACCTTTAGGGACAACAATAATTACTGACATCATTTACAGAAACTGTCCCTTAAACttccaagaaaaagaatatcTAGCAGATTTGATTGAATTACCAATCAAGAACTATGATATTATTCTTGGAATGGACTAG
- the LOC140806647 gene encoding uncharacterized protein yields MKGFIRFNKAGKLNPRYVGPFEILEKVGTLAYRLALPPDMSRIHNVFHVSQLRRYISDPSHILETGPLLVESNLNEELKYEEIPIRIVDFKDQILRRRTIPCVKVQWSNHTERETTWELEEKMRAQYPYLFEDHV; encoded by the coding sequence ATGAAGGGTTTTATCCGATTCAATAAGGCTGGGAAACTAAATCCCAGATACGTCGGACCATTTGAAATCCTCGAGAAAGTGGGGACACTTGCTTATAGATTAGCACTTCCACCCGACATGTCAAGAATTCATAATGTATTCCACGTCTCGCAGCTGAGGAGATATATTTCCGATCCAAGTCACATTCTAGAAACTGGACCACTTCTGGTTGAGAGCAATCTAAATGAAGAGCTGAAGTATGAAGAAATTCCGATTCGAATTGTGGATTTCAAAGACCAAATACTAAGACGACGAACTATTCCATGtgtcaaagtacaatggtccAACCATACCGAAAGAGAAACTACttgggagttggaagaaaagatgcgaGCACAATACCCTTATCTCTTTGAAGATCATGTatag